The Rhododendron vialii isolate Sample 1 chromosome 5a, ASM3025357v1 genome contains a region encoding:
- the LOC131326190 gene encoding uncharacterized protein LOC131326190, producing MGLLGRSLAMLSVLLWIFWLPKLGAQFPASSLTAARALDSLLQDYAYRAFVRPRTGIVYDGDVPSNLTGIKISALRLRRGSLRSRGVQAYNEFKIPKGVVAQPHVARLVLVYQNLGNWSSMYYPLANYTYLAPVLGLLAYNASNLLAKNLPELEIRATSQPISINFSGVKAVPDGSVAKCVWFNLSGLVNFSDPVSDNTCSTFEQGHFSIVIKSIAPSPSPVSPVPPAGAPNPTGGGKKNHTTLWIILGSVLGGLAALVLLGFLALWVAGYKQRKQMQQMERAAEVGESLQMTSVGSTKAPAATVTRTQPTLESEYVL from the coding sequence ATGGGGCTTCTTGGGAGGAGTCTCGCGATGCTTTCCGTTTTGTTATGGATCTTCTGGTTGCCGAAACTTGGGGCTCAATTTCCTGCTTCTTCATTAACGGCTGCACGTGCCCTAGATTCGCTTCTCCAAGACTATGCTTACAGGGCATTTGTGCGTCCCAGGACCGGCATTGTCTATGATGGGGATGTACCGTCGAATTTAACCGGGATTAAGATTTCAGCATTGAGGTTGAGGAGAGGAAGCTTGAGGAGTAGAGGTGTCCAGGCATACAACGAGTTTAAGATTCCTAAGGGTGTTGTTGCGCAGCCACATGTGGCAAGGCTTGTTCTTGTCTACCAAAACTTGGGCAATTGGTCTTCGATGTATTACCCGTTAGCCAACTACACGTATTTAGCTCCAGTGTTGGGTCTTCTTGCTTACAATGCATCAAACTTATTGGCAAAAAATTTGCCCGAATTGGAAATCAGGGCAACCAGTCAACCCATATCAATCAATTTTTCAGGTGTGAAAGCTGTGCCAGATGGGTCGGTTGCAAAGTGTGTTTGGTTCAACTTAAGCGGTTTGGTCAATTTCAGCGATCCAGTGTCTGATAACACATGCTCAACCTTTGAACAAGGGCATTTCTCTATTGTCATCAAGTCCATTGCCCCTTCTCCCTCACCGGTATCTCCTGTACCACCAGCGGGAGCTCCGAATCCAACTGGTGGAGGAAAGAAGAACCATACTACTCTATGGATAATTCTCGGGTCAGTGCTTGGTGGTCTAGCGGCATTGGTTTTGTTGGGGTTCCTGGCACTGTGGGTTGCAGGATACAAGCAAAGGAAGCAAATGCAACAAATGGAAAGGGCTGCAGAAGTAGGGGAATCACTACAGATGACCTCGGTTGGGAGCACAAAAGCTCCAGCTGCGACAGTCACACGAACACAACCGACCCTTGAGAGTGAATATGTGCTCTAG